In the Microcoleus sp. AS-A8 genome, CCTTATCGGGACGAGCAACAGCCTCCGGGTGAGGCACCTCTACCACTTCCGAAGCTAACTCCGTCTCTAATCCTTTCAGAAACAGCTCATAAGCCGCTTGGGGCATCGTATCCTTGAGCCGTACACCCCCAACAACAATTTCACCCTGATCATCCAAATCGAATCCGCGTTTTTGCAGTACCACTCGCCGCGAATAGTCTCGGTAAGAAATTAGCTCCTCACCCACCAAAACCTGCCAATCTAACCCAATGTGGGAGAGAAAATGGGCAGTTCTTTCCTCTCTAGGTTCCCTGGATTTACTAACATCCACCCCTACGCCCCTAGGAAAATCACTCCAAGCGGGAGTAATTTGCACCGTCCCATCATCCAGAACTGCTTCTACCTGAATTTCGTAAGTTCTGATGCTTCTAATTTGGGTCAATTTTTCACTAATTGCATCCGCTTCTTGCTGCCAAGGCGTTGACCTCTCCCCCAACCCCTCTCCTTGCACCAGAGGGGAGCTCGACTCCTCTGTTTCTAGCCCCCCCTTAATAAGGGGGGGTTGGGGGGGTGAAAGACGGGTTAAGTCATCCACACAATAACTCCCCCCCGACTCCGACACAAGGGGACTCTTCCCCTTCACCTCTTCCGACAAACTTCCTGTAGAACGAAGTTCTTCAACTAACGAAAACTTCGATGAAACCTCTTCCCTCGCCACCACTGGCACACGCACCTGCAACATATCCCCCGGTTTAACAGTTGAAGTATCACTTAAATGGAGAAGGGTTTCACCCGCTTCATACTCCGTTGTGAGGAGAGGACGCACCCGTTCCCGCACCACTTCATCTCGAATCACATCCGAAGTTACTCCTAACTGAAACTTCTCAAATAACTCCCTCAGTCCTAATGCCGAATGAGTGACAACAACGCCCCAATTGGGATGCGTTAATTGCGGAAAATACCCCGGTGGTTCCCCCGGTACTCGTCGCAACGCCCTCCCCCATTCCTGTTCCGCAGGGGACATGCTTTTGAGAATACATAAACAGCAGGAAACTGAAATCCATTGATGGTCAAACCCTACCCCCACTAACCCGCAATGCACAATCACCCAATAGTCACCGCTATAAAAACGCGACAAAATTGAACTCGGACGACCGGCTAAGTCGTAAGACTCATGTTCAGAATGAATCACGCCAACTCTTCCCTGCAAAATGGGAAAGTTCTCTTCTAATAACTTGGCGACTCGATGGGTATGGGGAATATTCAGCGCCCGCACCAGCATGGCATGAGGTTGCCCCGTGTGTTCGCGCTTCCTGACTAAAATCTCTACTGCCATTTCTAACACCGGCATTGAGAAAGAATCAGCAAATAAAATCTGACGAAACCACTGCTTATCTGTCTCGGCTTTATTTAAAAATTCCTCAAAGTTATATTCAACTTCTTCCCCATTCTCCTCAATCAGAAATGCGGTCGAAGTCGCTTCCTTATACATCAACTTTTTAATCGGCGGGGGGGTGAGCTTCCAAGCATCTTGAAGGGTAAACTCGTAATCGGCAACAGGGGCATATTTGAGGACACTTCGCCCCAACGCATCTTCCTCTTCCACCTGGGTATAGCGAACATGAGGAAGGGGTTGAGAGTCAGAACGGAATTTTGACCCGGTAAAATAAGCGAGCAGCGACTGATCCAAATAATTACTAATCGTGCGATAGCTCATCGCTGCCGAGAAATGCGCTTCATCGGTAATGATCACTCCAACTGAACCGGGTTCAATATCTCCTCGACTGACGAGATTGACCAAAAACTGCCGATTACTAACAAGCATATTTGCCTCATTTAAGCAATAGGCATAACTGTTGAAATCGCTAGCATCTAACTCGACAATCTTGGGCGGTGGCACTCCTGGCGGTAAAATCTTGAGGCGATATAGCAGCCATTCATCGTAGCGTGGACGGTGCTTATAATCGGTAGGAAAATCCTTTAAAAATCGGGCACGAAGCGTACAATTATCTGACAAAAATAACGCCGTTCTCCCTTTCATCCAAGGCGCAAGGATAAAAGGCGTAACGGATTGAATCAGCGTTTTTCCCGTACCCACTCCCGCCAGAATCAACGCCGCCTCTCGCGGTGATGCATCCATCTCCCCCCGACAAGCTTTCTGATAAATGGCTAACAGCGCTGCTTGCTGATGGGGATAGAGTCCTGTCTGCCCTTGGAGGAGGCGGTTCAGGACAAGCGAATGATACTGGAGGAAGTAGTTGTCAGAATCTGGCATCATCGATAGCTTGACAGTGTTAAATTAGAACAAATGTTCTGTTTCAGCTAAATTCGCGTGGGTTGACCCTGCCTCTACGCGATCGCATCTGACCTTAATTCAAGATTTTACTCCTAAATACTAGAACAAATGTATTAATCCAAGCTCCTAACATCACTTCTGCACACCGTGCTGCTTGAGAACTTTAGCAGGACTGACAAACGAAATGCCCTGATTAGACGACGTGCTAATCATGACGGCTTCAATCACAGGCTCATAAACCGTTTTTAGTGCAACCCACTCCACAATAAAGTTTGCACCGGACCCTCCACTGGTATCATCTGCTGCAATAAAGAAGTCTGTGGAAGCAAGCGGCTTTAGTTCTACTGGACTCTTAATATCCTCCCTAATCAATTGCCCATCGGTATCGTAGTAACGCACGGAAGTGATGATAATCGAATTTGCCAAATCCGTATTTCGGATACTGAGCGTGGCTGACAAATTCATGGCATGATTCTGGCTATTGTGGTGATAAATCTGCGAGTAAACCGGGACGTATACAGTTTGTCCCATCACAACTTTTGTCTTATCTAAGGTGACTGCTCTGAGTGAAGTTTCACGCTTTGTATCAGGTTGTTGCCTTTGTGAGGTAGTTTGGGCCGAACAGGAGGCAAGGGCGATCGCAAAAATCGCCCAAAAAACCCAGAGATGCTGTTTCAGCTTCATCGGCATTTATCTGAACAGACCACACATTGCGGTTACACCTTCAGTAGAGGGAACTGGCTCCTGTAAACTCAAACGTAGCTAATCTCTCAATTTCTTTGAGGAAAGCGAGTTTATGGGAGGAGTATCGGTTATGGAGTGGATTGTAGCGCAACAAACTCCCTTGGGCAGCAATCCTGCTACAGATAGCCAAACAGCAGGAAGCATTCCTGAGCTGGTCATTATCCTAATTATTTTGCTGATGATTGCAACAGCAGTTGCGCTCATCACTCAGCGGTTGCGAATTCCCTATGTTACGGGTTTGGTGCTGGCAGGTTTACCGATTACGGAGGTTTTGTCGCGTCGAATTGGATTAGACCCGTCTTTAGTCTTAAATCTTTTCCTACCCATTCTAATTTTTGAAGCCGCGATCAATACAGATATCAGCCGCCTCCGCAGCACCTTTAAGCCGATCGCACTTTTAGCGGGTCCAGGCTCTGTTTTTTCCTCGGCAATTATTGCGGTTCTGGTTAAATTTGGGCTAGGGCTACCCTGGATTCCCGCGTTGCTGATTGGAGTCATTCTGGCAAATACCGATACCGTTTCGATGATCGCGGTCTTTAAGGAAATTCGCGTACCTTCGCGATTGAGCACCATTGTAGAAGGAGAAACCCTATTCAATGATGCGGCGGCTCTAGTCTCATTCAATTTGATTCTAGTCATTTATGCCACAGGTTCTCTCAGCGCTGTGGAAGGAGTGAAGGAACTGCTCGTAGTCGCCTTAGGTGGAGGACTTGTGGGAGGCATCTTAGGCTACTTGAGCCTGCCAATATTTGTTCGATTAAATGACCCCTTGAGTAGTCTCTTACTAACCGTTGCCCTAGCGTTAGGAACTTTCCAAATCGGGCAATTTCTAGGAGTATCCGGTGCAGTTGCTGTGGTGATCGCCGGACTGATTTTTGGCAATCTTGGACTTTCTCGCAGTCCGTCTGCCTCGGATCGAATTAACTTGTTGAGCTTTTGGGAATACGCCGGTTTTGGGGTTAATACGTTTATTTTCCTGCTCATCGGCATTGAGATTAACCCAGTGACACTGTGGAGAATTTTGCCATCTATTCTGTTCGTCATTTTGGCGTATCA is a window encoding:
- a CDS encoding DEAD/DEAH box helicase family protein, translating into MMPDSDNYFLQYHSLVLNRLLQGQTGLYPHQQAALLAIYQKACRGEMDASPREAALILAGVGTGKTLIQSVTPFILAPWMKGRTALFLSDNCTLRARFLKDFPTDYKHRPRYDEWLLYRLKILPPGVPPPKIVELDASDFNSYAYCLNEANMLVSNRQFLVNLVSRGDIEPGSVGVIITDEAHFSAAMSYRTISNYLDQSLLAYFTGSKFRSDSQPLPHVRYTQVEEEDALGRSVLKYAPVADYEFTLQDAWKLTPPPIKKLMYKEATSTAFLIEENGEEVEYNFEEFLNKAETDKQWFRQILFADSFSMPVLEMAVEILVRKREHTGQPHAMLVRALNIPHTHRVAKLLEENFPILQGRVGVIHSEHESYDLAGRPSSILSRFYSGDYWVIVHCGLVGVGFDHQWISVSCCLCILKSMSPAEQEWGRALRRVPGEPPGYFPQLTHPNWGVVVTHSALGLRELFEKFQLGVTSDVIRDEVVRERVRPLLTTEYEAGETLLHLSDTSTVKPGDMLQVRVPVVAREEVSSKFSLVEELRSTGSLSEEVKGKSPLVSESGGSYCVDDLTRLSPPQPPLIKGGLETEESSSPLVQGEGLGERSTPWQQEADAISEKLTQIRSIRTYEIQVEAVLDDGTVQITPAWSDFPRGVGVDVSKSREPREERTAHFLSHIGLDWQVLVGEELISYRDYSRRVVLQKRGFDLDDQGEIVVGGVRLKDTMPQAAYELFLKGLETELASEVVEVPHPEAVARPDKAKMETQARYGAQVRSFINDLFKTKNLIPDGTNGCSLVERPTKLLVEAIERVHARGEEPNFKNNSALIHSAVFGFIKEKTGRSWSEHSSEQQYQEALKLARQFLLRLSEQLQWRRR
- a CDS encoding DUF3124 domain-containing protein yields the protein MKLKQHLWVFWAIFAIALASCSAQTTSQRQQPDTKRETSLRAVTLDKTKVVMGQTVYVPVYSQIYHHNSQNHAMNLSATLSIRNTDLANSIIITSVRYYDTDGQLIREDIKSPVELKPLASTDFFIAADDTSGGSGANFIVEWVALKTVYEPVIEAVMISTSSNQGISFVSPAKVLKQHGVQK
- a CDS encoding sodium:proton antiporter, with amino-acid sequence MEWIVAQQTPLGSNPATDSQTAGSIPELVIILIILLMIATAVALITQRLRIPYVTGLVLAGLPITEVLSRRIGLDPSLVLNLFLPILIFEAAINTDISRLRSTFKPIALLAGPGSVFSSAIIAVLVKFGLGLPWIPALLIGVILANTDTVSMIAVFKEIRVPSRLSTIVEGETLFNDAAALVSFNLILVIYATGSLSAVEGVKELLVVALGGGLVGGILGYLSLPIFVRLNDPLSSLLLTVALALGTFQIGQFLGVSGAVAVVIAGLIFGNLGLSRSPSASDRINLLSFWEYAGFGVNTFIFLLIGIEINPVTLWRILPSILFVILAYQLGRILSVYLLLAGLRWFDRPIPLRWQHVLFLGNIKGSLSMALALSIPLTLPGRDNIIALVFGAVLFSLVGQGLSLPWLVKRLQISRASDVMQEAGQLQIQLIASKAAQDELDNLLKSGVLPKAVYEELWASYQARVAESERVLRDLYNQHRAGHLKSDSSGLDAIRRRLLLAEKGAVSNALRKRIVPEDLVQPYIKDLDEKLLRLEDD